A region of the Primulina eburnea isolate SZY01 chromosome 7, ASM2296580v1, whole genome shotgun sequence genome:
tgtctcacacaaatttttgccaaaatACCCCTTCAAACCACAAAATCTCATCACTCctaaaagaaaacaaaacaaaaaacaaattaaaaccacaaaacaagaaacaaactttattaaaaatttaaaatacaaaaaatatgcaagaaaattaaataaaaaatatatatctattttacataaatatttaacatttaaaatatattgagAGTTAAGTTCAAAATCTTTTTAAGTGAAGAAATATATGTGACCCTTTTTACCACCATCGGATCAACCCTAAGGGTACGTAGTTGGGACTCCAATGTGCCGCTACTTGCTTTCTACGTTTTTGGCAGTGTGGAGGATGTTGTTGGCACTCACCTATCATGCCTTCTTTGCTTCAGTTTCCAACCTATTTTGTGCTCCACTTTCTGTTTTTCACGTCTAAACTTCTCAAGAGAGTTCAGTCTTTTTATTATAAAAGAATTGTGTTGATTTCGGTCGAatttcttgaattgtttggatTGACAACTTCATATTAAGTCATGCAATTTTAGTAATAATTTAGTGCATTTCAAATACACTCAAGatgttatcatttgaaactcGTCCAATCTAATCTCTAGTTCTAAATCAAAATCATCAGTCCAAACGCAAGAGATAAACCATTGGAACTTACAAATGCATTGTTTAATAAAATTTAGGAAATGGAATTTTTAAGTtacaaattttgaaatatcgAATATGTGAACTTAGTTTATCAGTAAAATATCTTACTTTAGCCTATGCAATCAATTCATTTTGAGACAACTCTATCATCCAACAAATTAGAACTTTTATAAACGCAAGTGATTCCTATCCATAGCACAATCTTAGACTATCACTCGGCACACATTTTGGAAAAATCTCAGCACTGATTAGCAGCAAACATGTACACACAAGTTCTATTTTTCATCGTCTTTCCGATACTATTCCTTGGTTATTACATTTTGCACACACAAAGAAAAAGAACACCTCTTATCAACTGGCCAGTTCTTGGCATGTTGCCGGGGCTTCTGCGGCATAGGAACCGGATCCATGAATTTCTAACCGATGTTCTACAGCAGAGTGGAGGAACGTTTATGTTTAAAGGACCCTGGTTAGGTAACATGGATATGCTTATAACTTGCGATCCTGCCAATGTTCACTACATATTGAGCAAGAACTTCCCGAACTTCACAAAAGGTCGCGATTTCAGGGAAATTTTTGAGGGCCTGGGAGATGGTATATTTGTTGCTGAATTCGAATCCTGGGAAAAGCAGAGAAAAATTTGCATGTCACTGTTGAACCAGGCTGGTTTTCAGAAATTTGTGGGGAGGACGACTTGGAGGAAGGTGGAATCAGGATTGATCCCCATTCTGGAGCACTTTTCAGAATTAGGAATGGAAGTGGATATTCAGGAATTATTCCAGCGTTTGTCGTTTGATTGCTCGTGTATTTTGGTGTTAGGCCATGATCCAGCTTCGCTGTGCATTGATTTGCCTTATCTACCGGAGGAAAAGGCCTTTGCAAGTTCTGAGGAAGCAGTCCTGCGCAGGCATACGCTTCCCCGTTCATTATGGAAGCTTGAACGGTGGCTTCAGATTGGAACAGAAAAGAAGTTGACTGAAGCTAAGAAAATTCATGATCGATTTTTATCTTATTGTATATCATTGAAACGCCAAGAAAAGAACGGATCTGAGCAATTTTTGACAGATGATAATGATCATGATCTTGACTTGCTAACAAGTTACATGAGATTAGAACTAACAGAAAAGGGTGATTCTGATGCACCAATTAGTGTTTCCGAACAAACGTGGAAAGATACAATGTTGAATTTAATCTTTGCAGGTAAGGATACAGTAAGTGCAGCTCTTACTTGGTTCGTTTGGCTGCTAGCAACAAACCCTGTGGTAGAAAACAAGATTCGGCACGAGATCTTGACAAATTTTCCAGTATGTGAAACTGGAAAATGGAAAGTGTCCGACACAGATAAGCTCAAGAAACTGGTTTACCTGCACGGCGCTTTGTGTGAGTCGCTGCGCCTCTTCCCACCAGTGGGTTTACAGCACAAAGCTCCTCTGGAACTCGACACCCTTCCAAGTGGACATCCGATCAACCCGAATACAAAGACAGTTCTCTCCTTCTATTCCATGGGGCGGATGGAATCAATATGGGGCCCAGATTGCCTCGAGTTTAATCCGGGGAGATGGATTTCTGATCAGGGACGAATCAAAACCGAGCCATCGTTCAAGTTTACAGCCTTCAATGCAGGGCCAAGGAGTTGTTTGGGCAAGGAAATGTCGTTCCTTCAACTGAAGATCGTTGCAGCTTCAATCATCAGCTCTTTCAAGTTCGACGTTGTCAAGAATCATTCGATATGTCCGAGTAATTCGGTGATACTTCACATGAAACATGGCTTGAAAATGAAGGTTTctaaatattaaaattcataaatagtGGAAAAAAATAATGCTCAATGGATCCTATTTATACCATAATGGTAAAGTCATATTAGAAATAATTCAAATACATACTAAGAGTTgatatttttttagttttattattaATCATCTTGTTTAATGACTTTTATTGAAATTAATGATTTGGTTTTATGATTATAGTATTATTATTAAGTCATATTTTGATTAATTAAGGTAGTTTTTGAAGAAATTTTACTTGCAATTTCGAAATATTGTAATCTatctattattatatataaatatatgaatgtgaattgtgaatttacaaaaatgtccttaccttcatttacacactccatatttaatttttttgttattttccatgtttttcatctattaattaataaaatttaaaatatagaatgaattgtgaatttacaaaaatgtccttaccttcatttacacactccatatttaatttttttgttattttccatgtttttcatctattaattaataaaatttaaaatatatctattctatatctatataaatgaatttacaaaaatgtccttaccttcatttacgcactccatatttaatttttttgttgttatccatgtttttcatctattaattaattaattaataaaatttaaaatatatctaTTCTATATtatctatatctatctatatatataaatatataaatgtgaattgtgaatttacaaaaatgtccttaccttcatttacacactccatatttaattttttggttatttttcatgtttttcatctattaattaataaatctattctatatctatataaatatatgaatgtgaattgtgaatttacaaaaatgtccttaccttcatttacacactccatgtttaatttttttgttattttccatgtttttcatctattaattaataaaatttaaaatatatctattctatatctatataaatgaATTTACAAAAAagtccttaccttcatttacacactccatatttaatttttttgttgttatccatgtttttcatctattaattaattaattaataaaatttaaaatatatctaTTCTAtattatctatataaatatatgaatgtgaattgtgaatttacaaaaatgtccttaccttcatttacacactccatatttaattttttgttgttttccatgtttttcatctattaattaataaaatttaaaatatatctattctatatctatataaatgaATTTACAAAAAagtccttaccttcatttacacactccatatttaatttttttgttgttatccatgtttttcatctattaattaattaattaattaaatttaaaatatatctaTTCTAtattatctatatctatatatgaatgtgaattgtgaatttacaaaaatgtcattaccttcatttacacactccatatttaattttttgttgttttccatgtttttcatctattaattattaataaaatttaaaataaattaaaataaaacgaatttacataaatgtccttaccttcatttacacattccatattaatttttttgttgttttaattaataaaatttaaaataaatctatatctatataaatatatgaatgtgaattgtgaatttaaaaaaaagtccttaccttcatttacacactccatatttaatttttttgttgttttccatgtttttcatctattaattaataaaatttaaaataaattaaaataaaattaatttacataaatgtccttaccttcatttacacattccatattaatttttttgttgttttaattaataaatttaaaataaattaatataaaatgaatttacataaatgtccttaccttcatttacacactccatatttaattttctttttgtttttcatgttcttcatctattaattaatgaaatttaaaataaattaaaataaaattaaatatggagtgtgtaaatgtgaattgtgaattcacataaattgaagaaaaatgaaattaaaataaattgaagagaaatgaattttagataaaattaaatatggagtgtgtaaatgtgaattgtgaattcacataaattgaaaaaaaatgaaattaaaataaattgaagagaaatgaattttagtcttttctaatctattaattaattgaatctaaactaaattgaagaaaataaaaataaaaataaaatgtcattaccttcatttacacatttcatatttaatttttttgttgttttccatgtttttcatctattaattaataaaatttaaaataaattaaaataaaatgaatttacataaatgtacttaccttcatttacacattccatattaatttttttgttgttttaattgataaaatttaaaataaattaatataaaatgaatttacataaatgtccttaccttcatttacacactccatatttaatttttttgttgtttttcatgttcttcatctattaattaatgaaatttaaaataaattaaaataaaattaaatatggagtgtgtaaatgtgaatttacataaattgaagaaaaatgaaattaaaataaattgaagagaaatgaattttagtcttttctaatctattaattaattgaatctaaactaaattgaagaaaataaaaataaaaataaaatgtccttaccttcatttacacactctatatttaatttttttgttgttttccatgtttttcatctattaattaataaaatttaaaataaattaaaataaatgaatttacataaatgtccttaccttcatttacacattccatattaatttttttgttgttttaattaataaaatttaaaataaattaatataaaatgaatttacataaatgtccttaccttcatttacacactccatatttaatttttttgttgtttttcatgttcttcatctattaattaatgaaatttaaaatcaattaaaataaaattaaatatggagtgtgtaaatgTGAATTtacaaattgaagaaaaatgaaattaaaataaattgaagagaaatgaattttagtcttttctaatctattaattaattgaatctaaactaaattgaagaaaataaaaataaaaataaaatttagcatCAGTCTTCATTATTCagtaatacatgtttattttttgttttttttcatatattaattaattaataaaatttaaaataaattgaagaaaaatgaaatttagccttcattttattgatgaaatttacactccattattattattatttttggttttatatgtttttcatctattaattaatgtaatttaaaataaattgaaaataaatgaaTTTAGTCTTCATTTTTTGTGATGAAATTTGTACTCCATTTATATGAGACATTTATATAGTTCTAAGAGGGGCTGACCCAGATATTTCAAGAGTgaaaaaatactttttttttcACGATTCAAGTCAGATATGAGGCAtgtttcacaaaattcactCGTGAAACAACCTCATAGGAGTTTCTgtgtcaattttatttttaacttaaataaattaacatcTATGAATAacgtaaataataataattaatatacttctcttcgcttgtttgtttttttccatctattatttaatatattctaaaataaattgaagaaaaataaattttagccACCAGTTTTTtgaatgaaatttaaattaagccttcattttttggaatgaaatttacacatcatttttttttaaaaaaataatatctttaataaaatttgaaataataataataaatacatattctattatttgttttttttcccAACTATCAATTAATTCTAAATAAACttgaacaaaattaaatttagccaccattttttgaaatgaaatttatactttatttgttttaaaaaatatatctttaatataatttaaaatgaatagaagaataataaaatttacaatatattttcacataatgaattatatccttattttaaaaataattctttttgtttgacttctctttttttatttaagaattttTATAGTTTCCAATttttgaattgattttatgtGAGCCGATCTCAAGGATATATCCTTCAGATTGGTCACGGGTCAATTTTTTGAGTGAAAAAACAATGATTTTTCATGATTAGGGTAGGATATGAGACATGTTCCTGTGAAACAGTCTCGTAGGAGTTTTtatgcaatttttattttaaacttgAATAAATTAATATCCATTAATAACTTAAATAAACACGACTAATATAATTGAAAACTATAATAAAATTGTGTCAGTTTACAATAATGTCGTTATTTtcgttaaataatattaataaataaatgtcttttttttgttcgttttcaggtattaatgaattttataataattgaagaaaaatgaaattttatttttggaatgaaatttacagttttttttaaaaaatatatctttaatgaaatttaaaataagcgACACAATGTCCGCAGCGTAACTCACGAAAACTTCACAGGAGTTCACTCATCCCAACGCTACTCTCACTCTTGCACGCTTAATCTAACAAAACTGAATGATAgtgaaagatttatcttttagtTCGAATATTGCTTAATATTTATGTCAAAAGTTATATTTGTTACCCACGAcgcaatatttatttattataattgtgatttatcGTGCAAAGCCCTATACTAAGCAAATGGTGAACATCATGAGGATTGCATTGACGTGCCTGTCAATTTGCCAAATTGTAAAACCCTATGCATGACAAACACAAATAATTGTTTGGTAcaataagaaaatatttcaaaagaatcaaaatgagtttaaattatttttatgtgtaATAATTACTCTTATATACATCAAATAAATagaaaaagataaataaaaatgaattcaaATCATTTTTATGTAAAACAAATTACCAATACATAACCCAAGTTTTagatcacaataaaaaaaatgtgatcATTACTTTACTTCTTTAAGTTACATGTATAGAATAACAATCACAAttgaagatgagaatgagatcgcaataataacattatttggaaaagttgcagCGTCTTTTGTTGGATGTTCTATTGAAGATTTCATTCAAATTCATGACTATATATAAGATAAAACAAACAAATGATTTTATATCTACATAAATATTGCATCTAACAATAAAAATTTTCAATGCAGAATTTACAAAATAacccatataaagattcgttaaATCAACCAAGCTCCAAGCTCCACACATTCTTGTTCAAGTTGGATAATTCAGTGGAAAAACGTGATGAAATGTTAAAAATTGTGGCAGAAGCTATTGAGATACATGAAAATTATCCAACAACAAATGTCAATATCAAGAAACGGAGATCTCGGAAGATTATCAAGACAACTAAACAAGGCAGTGTAGCACCAAAGgtagaaaaatcaaatgaaataaacatcAACAAAAACATGAAGATCCATGAAGACGAAGATGAAATAGAAATTCGAGATGAAAAACCAATTACCGAGTACAAAAAAAAAGAGATAAGAAGATAAAACCGACGGACACAAAAAGATTTCAAGAAGTCTTCaaatcaaagacaagaaaatgtgatgatttcgattgtaaccaaataattaattatttatctattaaaagttattcttatttcaaaaataatttaaacatatttatataaaattatcatATACAAATTATTCTATTTCtcaacgtgcaacgcacgtgcatttaTCTAGTGATTAGAAATttataaacaattaaaataagtTCTTTCAAATAgtataattgaattttttttaacggAAAATAGTataatttcatttaaaaaaacatGTTTAGTAAGTTGTATTGTACAATCAATAATTATGTTCTAAAATTAACAATTCAGTAATTTCGCAGGTTAAGAAGGCGAAATAttgaaattaatgttaaaaaatacttttaatttttaaattaaatattcgtTTGGCAATCTGGTCATCATCATAGTTGACCAATGAATTTTAGCAACTTGTTTATGATCTTTCCTCAGAATCTTCCATTTTCCAGAGTTGTTTTTAGTCAAGAATCTGAAGATGTCCACTGATCCAGAAAAAGAACGATTCTTGAAGGAGTTCGGCGGAGATTATGGGTATCCTGTTGCTCGAAAAAGCATTGATGATTTAAGGGCTAACGAATTCAAAGGATTGAAAGGTTTGCTTTTTTTTTTGCGGGGGGTTCAATTTTCCTCTTTTTTTGTTTGAAGTGATCCGCAAAGAAATAAATTCAAGTTTAACGATTCTTAGTAAgaaatttgtttttttcttaTGAGAGATTGAGAGGAAAGAAGAATCATTTTATGTCTCGACATGATCTAATTTGTTTTTCTGTTGGTCCTACAGGCAACACATACAATTTATTTGCATTTCCTTCAGAATGAATGCAACTTTTCTGGTCAGAGATTTAACCTTGACCTTGTAAATGTTATCAAGGAAGATTCATATGAAATCTCTGGAACTTTTGCGCCTCAAAGGTGAATTCATAGATTTGGCATCTTATTTAACAGGATGATTGGCTGACTAAAAATTGTGAAACCATTGGTTATCCATAGATTGTTTTTGTCTTCATCCAATATGGaagtttttttgaaatttttttctatTGTGCATGTGGAATTAGACTCCCTTGTATGTTTAGTGGCTTTGATGCCTATGACAGAGGGCACTGGATGGTTCTCATCGATGCTGCAAAAGGAAGTGCAACAACGCCGCCGGATTTGTCTAAATACAAGGCAGACTTTGTTGTCTGCTCATTCTATTAGGTGCTCATTTAAGCTCTCTATATTGGTCTACATTAAAAAATGATagcttctaatatttttcttcttcggTTTCTTCAGCTATTTGGTTATCCAACAGGAAGTGGAGCTCTTATAATCCGAAATGGTAAGGTTGCTGTCTGACGGGGTGGTGATCATTATGGGTTCCTGAATATATTTCTAGCGATTTGAACCAACAAATTAACCCCTGTTATATATGTGATACAGAACATGCAAATTTATTGAAGAAGACTTATTTTAGTGGAGGTTTGTTCTTAGGCCGCCTGCTCTCCCATTTACATCTATATTTGATCGCAGTGCCACTTGCTTACATAGAACTGTGTCTGGCACAGTGGCTGCATCCATTGCAGATATTGACTTTTATAAAAGAAGAGATGGTATTGAGGAATACCTTGAGGATGGAACTATATCATTTCTCAGCATTGCATCTCTTCATCATGGGTTCAAAGTCCTCAACAAGTTAACCATGTGTGCAGTGTCCAGATATGGAAGAACTTATTGTCACCCACACACATGTAATTATCGATTTCATAAATGTCCTGTTAGACGGCTATGTGAAttccttctcaaacttttaGGTAACGGAGTCTTGGTACagtgttttgatttttttttacgtTGTCCTTGTTACACTGACCGAAATACCAAGTATTTGGGCACTTTTTTGGAGTATCGGACATGTTTCAAGAAGTGTGAGTTCATGTCATTTCCAAGTGGTGGACACAAACAAAAGATGATTTTTGAGAAAAACCCAACTTATATGTTTTATCTTTGTAGCAGAATTGTAAAATAGCTCCCGTGGGCAGTTTATCTAAGTCTCTCCATCCAGATTCCGGCCCAACTTAGTTGTGTCTTGTGGTGAACCCTCTGCAGAAGATAGATGGAGAAGTATAAAGATTGGAGACCAAAATTTCACGGTGAGTTTACAAAAATCAACAGTCGGAGTTGGAATTTCCCAACTTCTCTTTGAgattgtgtttgcttttagATTTCAGTCGTACCATGATGAATGCTAATAACTCtcggaattttttattttgacaagGAAGATACGAGAGCATGGAAAAATTAATCGAGGAATGATAATCATGTAGTGCCGTGTCTCCGGTTGGATTATAGGCAATAGACTTTTGTAGCTAGTGAGTTGATTATTCACATGGAACAAGTGTTCATCCAAAGTAGTTGCTAGCATAGTCATTATGTGGAATCTTTGTTTTCGAGAGCCCATGAATACTAGACGCGCTGGTGAATAATTGTCTTTACAGGTGTATTTACCCTGTTACCTATTCAAAGACGTGAAGAAGGCATGCATCTTTGCAAGGATTCTAGTTGTTATGTTCTTGTGTGTTTGCTTGTGCTGTTGTGCAGCCGTTGGGTGGTTGCAACCGGTGTCAGATGTTCAATATGACTGCAAAAGATGGGACTGTTCATAGATCCAACGAGCCATTAGCTACCATAGCATCTTACAGAAGAATAAAGGCCAGAGTTGTAAAGTATGCGCTGCGGTAGTTTCGCTCTTCATTCGAATAGCATATAACCACTGTTTCTTTTGCTGTTTATATGCGCAGAGACAAGATGTATGGCTCTGTGTGGGACAAGAAATATTTGCCAACACAGACTAGCATATAGTTTCCTGGAAGGATTCAAGCTCCATCCTTCCATCACGTTATGTACGACAAATTTAGTATTCTTGTTTTTAgccaaattaatttattttaaaatcatattttgagTACATTTAAATTACATTTAAAtctaaaatttgttttaaaataaataatggaGAAGAAACAAATATTCTAAGTTCTTTGATGGATATATCAACAACTGCGGGCTCTTGTTTTCCAATATGAATTGGTTCTCTCTTGCTGCCAAAGCTACaatttaaagaatttttttatacataattGTCAAGAAAAAAATTGCACATATATTGGGCTGAAACATGGAgacgaatatttattttttcaaaagagaataatttatttagtttttttaaacaaaaaatatttcaaaataacaataaaatttggaaactttactgataaaattatgaaaatgaaATAATATAGCTTCATTCTATACAGCAAGAAGATTATTATAGAATGAGAGCTACATACAGttgtaattttatatataattcaaatattttaatcttATATTGGATAATTTTCTTGATAAAGATAATTattcatttcaaattattttttttatatctattctattttattaaaattaaggaCATGATAATAATCACCTAAGAAGAACATCAACTTTTGTTTGACTTTCAAACCTTTGTAATCGCTGTCATGATGCTCCGAAATGTGCAAAAAATGTGTGTAATGCATAATTTCGTTttacaccaaaaaaaaaaaagaataaaaaaaagaagagaaaaggtTGATGGTCAAGAATATATAATCGT
Encoded here:
- the LOC140836050 gene encoding alkane hydroxylase MAH1-like, with protein sequence MYTQVLFFIVFPILFLGYYILHTQRKRTPLINWPVLGMLPGLLRHRNRIHEFLTDVLQQSGGTFMFKGPWLGNMDMLITCDPANVHYILSKNFPNFTKGRDFREIFEGLGDGIFVAEFESWEKQRKICMSLLNQAGFQKFVGRTTWRKVESGLIPILEHFSELGMEVDIQELFQRLSFDCSCILVLGHDPASLCIDLPYLPEEKAFASSEEAVLRRHTLPRSLWKLERWLQIGTEKKLTEAKKIHDRFLSYCISLKRQEKNGSEQFLTDDNDHDLDLLTSYMRLELTEKGDSDAPISVSEQTWKDTMLNLIFAGKDTVSAALTWFVWLLATNPVVENKIRHEILTNFPVCETGKWKVSDTDKLKKLVYLHGALCESLRLFPPVGLQHKAPLELDTLPSGHPINPNTKTVLSFYSMGRMESIWGPDCLEFNPGRWISDQGRIKTEPSFKFTAFNAGPRSCLGKEMSFLQLKIVAASIISSFKFDVVKNHSICPSNSVILHMKHGLKMKVSKY